TTATAATCAACACCCACCGAGACCAATTCAGCGTTTTCATTAAAATTATGATCAAcatgattcaatttcaaattaatAAActcttcattgttgaaattcaaaaacgATTCATTAATGTTTAAATTCACATTAGACACATCGAAAATGATTTTAGTAGGGATAGATTTTTCTCGATTAAATGAGGTGATGTGAGCAGGTACGTTGGAATAATAATCTGGCTCTAAAACCACACCAACATCTTTGAAAACTCCCGTATCCTTAAGATGGTGGTATGATTGATTAATTCGAGAGCTTAATTGGGCTAATGTATAGTCGCCGGTGGCTAACAAGGGGGATAATAATTtgttaaagaattgataaCTGAATTCTTCACCACCATTAACTTCGACTCGAGTTAAGAAAATGGGTTGTAATTGGGATTCTTGGAGGAcatcttgttcaatgaGTCTGGTTTTGAGGTCAGGATTGCTGTCGACTTGTAACAGTGGCATCTTGAAGCACAAATGAAACCTTTTTGATAcaagtttgttgttgttatatAATTGTGGTGTGAATTTTTCTCTGCCGATATTGCGTAATGTTTGCGCTTGTCTTATTGGGCGGTAAACGAAAGGAAAAGTTAGGTTGTACTGATGCTATTAATCTATAAAATCtataaacaacaacgaCCCTTGTTTATCACACGTGTTCTACAGTTGCCCCATCGTATGCCAAGTCAAGTAATTTCCAATCACAATGAATACCctcttttgcaaaaatgtCAACCACACCTTTAGCAATCTCTTCAAATCCCTCAGTAGCCAAACACAAGATAGTAGGGCCAGCTCCACTAAGACAAATACCACATAAACCCAGGTGTTTTGCAGGAACAATCTCTTCCAAAACTTGATCCAACCCAGGGATCAATACTGTCCTATATGGTTGGTGAATCTTGTccttcattgattgataaattaATTTATGATTTGGTGGATCCTGCGTTAATGCTGAAGTCAAAATAGCTATTCTTTGTAGATTGTATACTATATCGGGTCTAGTGTATGATTGAGGTAGCACTGATCTAGACTTGTCTGTACTTACTTCAAAATTGGGGACGATGCAAACACATTTGATGGATTTGTTCCAGTTGTATTGTAAATATTCTCCAATGttttttggtggtggttgaGATACGATTGATTGTGGTGGTGTTTGCGGAGTAGGTAAAATATAGTCTAAAGGTACAGTAGTTTGTTCAGTCTCTTCTGGTCCTAGCTCATTCAAATATGACCCAATAAATCCTCCCAACATGGCAGCAGCAATATTATCAGGATGTCTTTCAATCATTAAACAGTAATCCAACATTCTAGTcttgtcaaaattgaactcaCCAATGACATTACCCAAATATATTCCACCAACAATGGCACTTGCACTAGACCCCAACCCTCTTCCTAAAGGTATTGGATTATTTACATAAATATGAGTACCAAGTGGAAACTTGTCCACTCCATTACACCTAAGTAAATATAACGCAGTTTGACTAATCAAGTTTTTGTCGGATTGTAATGGTACTTTTTCGGCCAAGCTACCTTCATATGTGATTATAGCATTATGAGGATCTGATGAagtatcaattgatggatCTATTGTGACCTTGATGGTTAGGTACAATTGTAATCCTACACCAAGTACATCAAATCCAGGACCTATATTTGCTGACGAAGCGGGAACttttatttgaaatgaCCTTGTCATGGGATGCTCGGGATGTCGTAAAGGTTAGCTTTCTTAGCGGctggtgaaaaatttgaagaaaaaaatcagTCGAGTCAGTAGGTGAGTCAAccgaaaaaaaaaaaagaaaagaggtCTTTGTGTTATACTTCTACGAGATAATTCACCATTAATGAACGGGGTTACACTGATTCTATAAATAATTAAATACTaaatacacacacacacacacgTACACAACTTACAACACACATGTGTCTCTCTTTTCCCACACAATTTCAGCTGGATCTTGAGGTAATGTAACCATTGAAGTGTAATCAACATCAGGTACTTTACCATTTGCCAATTTCCATTTAACATTGTAAACAAATGTAGTTAATATAGTTCCCAATTGAACATAAGCAAATTGTTCACCAATACATCTATGTCttccaccaccaaatgGTAAATATGAAGAACTAACACCTTTGGAAACTTTCCCAAATCCATAATCAACTTCACCTGCATCATTGGTAGATGCCGATTCGTCCCATCTATGTGGATTGAAAGCAGATGCGTCTTTGTAGAATCTTTCATTGGTGTGAGCGTAACCTGGTGATACCAAAACATGATGTCCTTTAGGGACTatgtattttgtatttgggACAACTAATGGGGAAACAACTTTTCTGAAGATGGAATGTAATGGCATGTGTAATCTCAAAGTTTCtttgatggtgttgtttACCAATGGCATTTGTTGTAAATCTTCATATGATAAATCATCCAAGTTTCCACCTTTACCTGATAACGCATTAAGCACTTCTTGATACAATTCATCTTGTAATTGAGGCTTTTCAGCTAAATGTAACAAAAACCAAGCAGATGTAGTAGCACTGGTATGTTGTCCTCCCATTAAAACACCAATTAACAAATTGGCAATCTCTTGGTCAGTCATCTTAACACCATCTTTGTAAGTTGAGTTAACCAAAAGGGAGTCAATTAAATCACgattttcatcaatatcgCCCGATTCTCTTCTTCTCGCAATCTCCTTCATATAAGTTTcagaaattttttgttgagcaGCATCTCTTTTCCAGTAGTGAGGTAAAGGTAAATGGGGGAATACAAAATTAATCGGAGTAAAACCCTTATCTAAGTCAGCATATAATTGGGCAAACGAAGCATCAAACCTTTGTCTCATTGCTTCTCCTAATAAGGATCTAGATGCAGTAAAGATGGTGATTTCTGGTTGCGATTGcaatacatcaacaacaccacTTTTCTTTGTCTTCATGTTGAAAACCTTTGACTTGTTAAAGTAGTCCAAAATTTCTCCTCTAATCAACGGAACATATCTTCTAAATGAATCAGTAGTTAAAGCAGTCTTTGCAAACTTCTTCTGCTCCATCAACCTCGCATTTGGACAATCATAGATAACCCCCTTTCCAAACACTGGAGTAGTTAAGTGTTGATAAGCATCCTCAGCAGAAACATCAGACAATTTAGCATTAAAAACAAACTCATGACCCTTGGGACCCAAATATACCGTCATCACTCTTCCCAACATaacaaatgcaaataaATCACCATATTTTTCACGACATTGCTCAAAAAACCCATATGGATCTTGCCCATAAGAAACAGCTGAACCAACCCAAGGAATCCAATAAAACACCAAAGGAACACGATCTTTTCTAAGAGAATAAAATAATTGCCAAACGATGTTGTAGATAAAAGGCGCAAACACAAGTAAACCAAACTGTTGGAGCGTACTAAGCGTCATGAAATAATTATACCCTTGAAGGGCTAAGTCAACTAATGCCATGTTTGAAGCAGGATAGTCTTGATAAACGAGTGAAAAgttctctttttttttatttttaacAAATAGGAAACACTTTGATTACTATTTATATTTGAAGAAACTAGCGACAGCAGTGTAGTCTAAACGATGGATGGATGTGTGTAGTAGTCGTATGATCCAAatggaagaaaaaattcCATATATGTGTTACATAAACTTATGATGAGTTTGAGTtaatgtttttgttttgttatGTCTCAATGTCGTGTGTTTCAGTCTTTGTTCCTGTCGTataagaaaaagaaaaatcatTGCAGAAGTTATACGACCAGCAGGTAAACTGTTAGATGCGTATAAGATCAAATGTATTACTAACCATCATCAGCTGTGTTTATGTAAACCCATTTGTGAACCCACACGTATCTCCTGCTCTAGTGCCTATATACAATGAACTATTTCCTTGACACCGGGATATCTATTGTTCAAAAGGAATACTATAATACAGAGTAATGGATGTTACTCGTGGCTGTGTCTCGTTAGTGTCCTGTCGTATTTATCTCACGACATTGCAGATTTAGAGACTTCTACCACCATCAGATCTCATCCACTACTATTTTGTCGTCTATGCTCTTTTAAAGAACTGAATCCAGGTATTATAAACTCTAAACTACTAACAAagaataaaataaaaaaacaCACTATATACTATCCCATATTTGAatctccttctttttcaatattaaTCCCCATCGTCTTGgctttattcaacaaagattcGTGATCTTGTTTCAACTTATCATTTTTTGACTCTAGGAACTTGATATATTCAATAGATTTAGCTAATATTGTCCCCTTGTTTAATTTTCTTGCTGGTTCTAACCCCTCCAAATCAAtactttcaatttctttatcGTCAAGAATCAGTAAATCAATACcttcaaaattgttcaaatcttcattatctGATAAACTTTCGTCACCACCCGTACCTCCTCCTGCGTaatttgaatcatcaaGGTCGCCATTTTGTCTTTGAATACGTAATCGTTGTTTTTCTTGTAGTTTGCGTAATAGCAATACTTTTAAAGTGGGCACTGATTCTTGTAATgcattgaatttattgttgattttattACGGTATCGTTGTTCAATTACATTATGGGCTGATTTGACTCTTGGGCGACCAGTATGACTTCTTCGCAAGAGACTTGCGCTTGAGACAGGAAGTGTGGTAGTGGcgaatgatgatgataatgaagatacACCTGGATTGAGTGGAGGTGCAGCTtgtgatgaattgaatgaagttACTGAGTCTGTAGTGGTTGAATTAACGTCttgtttgatgttgttACCATTATTCGCTGGAAATtctcttctcttttgtttattgacCAGGGGCACTCTTGAGgaaggtggtggtgatgcAGATGGAGTAGTAGGTAATTGCCTCAATTCATCAGTTAATGGTGATAATGATGGTGACTTACTAACAGgaccaaaattttgtaatcTTGTTTTTGTCATTGTTGCAATTCCATTTGGTGGGATGGAGAGTGCTGAAGCTGATGATGTAGCTGAGGAGGACATACTGAAACCAGTAGCATTAACAGTTGGTGATTGGGCTCGGAAACTATTGTTGGACTCTTCATCCAAGCTTCCATTACTTGAAAGATCACCATGCTGGCTTGAAGTGTTGACACTTGTCatttttgcatcaatcCCAGGCATTAAGTTTCCACGTATTGGTTTGGATACTCCACTGGTGGGAGGGGTATTTTGTACAGTTAATGGCGATCCCAATGgagttgaagatgatacATGTTGAGAtgactgttgttgttgctgtggCCCCATGATACCATTATTCATGGTGGGGTCATATCCATTGGGAACCATGTCATTGGATTTAAACATCATAGTTCCATTACCCATGAagctttgttgttggaactGATTaccatcaatatcattaCCGTGTATAGGTAACTCATTCTCCAATTGGGTGTAGTttattgctgttgctgcaTCTGCTGCCGTGGTGAATGGTACAACTTCATCTCCCAAATACTCCGTATTACTAGGCAACTCTCTGCAGCTGaagttgttttgttgatattcATTGGAAATAGATGTTGACGACGGTAAACTCAAAGCCTTGGCTCTTCCATTGATCATGTATTGCGGGAACGCGGGATTAAGTGTGAAATCAAACTCTTCTTGAAAACTAATACCGTTGTTGTTTTCCATATTTGTGTCGTCTATTTTCATTAAGTTGTCTGTGCTACACGCAAAACACGGGTTGTCTTCTATTTTCACGGGGTATTGTTGTCCTTGAAACGGTTGTTGCTGCTcttctttgatttgtaGTTGCATGGAACTGGGACTTTGTTGAGGCTCAGTGCTATTTGATGTAACACTCTGATTATCATCTTGAGTTTGTGTACACCTTGCCACACTTAAATGCCTATAATGTTGTGCATTCGGTGTTGGTGTAGAACCATTTTGAGAGGAATTTTGGTACAAATTTCCTTGTGGCCCACTATTTTGTCCATTTTGCAgctgaaattgttgttgtgggCCCAACTGTAGCAgttcttgtttttgttgttctagctggtgttgttgttgctgctgctgctgatGGTGATTattatgatgatgttgttggtCTAGTATCTGTTTATAATCTTTATCAtacattgttgttgtcaaaTATGCATTATATTTACTATCCTTATACGTCATTGATGTAAATGCGTTATATATGGAGGAATAAAAATGATTGTGAATGATTATTCTATGGTTATGAGAAGGtcttattgtttttatAAACCCTTATTGTGAATAGTTTTTGTGATTTAAAGAGGttgattgtttcttttctctcttGAATTGGTGAGgaatgatgttgatataGTGTCAAAGTACAACTGAtgttaaaaaaaaaacccTGGATAATATAACTCAGTataatatcaatcaaaatttatCTTGATGGAAGTGGGAGCAGGAGAAATAATAATGGATATTATATAGACACGTACTTCCTatgaatatatatatgcGTATTTATGTATATGTAACCAAAGGTATAAGATTTTTAAACTCCAAGAATAATTACCTGCTGTATCTATTGTGTATTATGGAACCCTAGGTTTTGTGATGACTACAACACGTAGTACAAAGAATAGAGGagaagaatgaaaaaaaaaaaagaaaattaaaGGCGGTGgtaacaaaagaacaagaaaagaaagttttACCCTTTTTGTCATCAGTGGTATGCTACTACCTGCGAGACCATAAATAAAATTATACCCGAATGTCATTTATCTGGGGAAACTaatacaaaaagaaaagaagacCATTAGCATTCTTGGCCCTTTTAACCTTAGAAATGTTCGACATCAAGACAGATGAACAAACCTCAAGAGCTAGCTGCTAATGTGGTGGTGTATTACCGGTGTATATACCTTAGGAAGCAGACACTACTTCTGCTTAGTCTAATATATTACTAAAATTATGTAAATGAATAGGGTTTTCGTAAACTAGTAAAGGTTTTGCGCCCACTGTCCCAACAAAACCATACATATCTGACCGCATGGTATATCTGTTTCTCTTAAATGAAGatatacaaaaagaaatttgtcGTTTCGGTTGTAATACAAAGCGTGTTGTGTCAGTTAAGTGGCATCTCAATCACAAAATAACCTTCTCTGAGAGTAAAGAAACACAAAACACCCAGAAAAAAACATCAGTTTTGATCACTCCATTGCATCGTTAATTTGgtatcaaaaattgaaacgtCGAAAAAAGAAACCCAACAAGAAATAAAGTTGGCATATGGGGCAGAGAATAGAATAAACTTTACTATATTTTGGTAGTTTACTGCAAGGCTAACGGGGAAAAGTCTGGTTATATAAGTTGATCATCTTTCGCCAGCCTcattttaaaaatttttctcaTTCCAAAAGTTTATATGAAATAAAGAAAGCATTGAAATACCATCTGCTTGGAATGAAGAGCAAACGTTTACTGAAAGATATTATAAATCCGGTTGAATTGACTGGTTATAAAATAAATCACAAGATTATTCTTCTTATATGTGTCAAAATCGGATCTTGATCcttaaaaagaaagaaaaaataagTGAGCCAATGTGTCAAATTTATTCTGCTTACTAACTGATAGAAGTTTAGCTTTGCAACTATTTACTATGATGACTCAACAATCTCAGCTGGCTGCATTTGAAGATTGGTAACACTTCGCCTTCTCTTATTTTTAACCCTTTATGCAGAAACGTTGGGAAACCTTGTTTTTTAATTATCTCAATAGACATTGTGCATTGGCATTTAACTtataaaacaaaatgttACATTGTCTCTGGCTTTGTACACTTGCGAAGTTCACAAAGACATATAGGGGATTAAATTTATACTTCAATAATATGCTCTTTAAAATTTATAATGCAGATATTGTTGTAATATCACTTAGAGCTCACTAAGCACAACTGCTAAATACTTGTTATAGTGGACTTTTCTATAACATATGACTTTTGCACTACTAACATTAGTAAATAGGAAACCAAACGTCCAACTAGGCTGTGTAACATACAgtcaacttctttttttggTGGCTTGGAGTATGCTCGATGAAACGTGCAAGTTATATCTCCGGTATAACCAAGACTACGCCTCTCTTAGGCGACTTAAAATTTTTGCAGcatgcaaaattttgaaccCTGTGTTTAAAGTTTTCTagatcttttcttttcttgttgtctATGCGGAATTATGCACAGGCTGCAAAACAATCATACGATTGAATATGCACTGTCAtgcaatttatttttacaCAAAGAATTAACGAGaaaattctttttaatttcCGATTAACCCCACCAAAAAGCAATTATATATCACCGCTAAGCTCAAGAACGGCTGAAAAAATATACAGCCGATGTATTTCCAACTGGAATAGTCCATTTGAGTGAATTTGTAAGCAGTGCTGATTCTTTTCTCTACTGTTTTCATTATTTGGGAAAATTCGTTAACCCTCACCGATGCACTTTTAgtcaaaattcaaatgtgcATGTTTGTGAAAATGCATTATGCTAGTGCGGTGCTTGCATTATTTTAGCCAATTAAGTTAAAAGAAAGCAGAGAGTCTCATAACCATCTAACCATTGTAATTCGAAACAGATCTTCCCTCTTTGTTTATACAACTTAACAAAGAGTTGATCGCTTCTGACTAACACTTGGTTTGTATACCATTAAAATCGCTCTCAAAAGGGAAATAATAGAGCGGaagtttatttttttgattttcgTGTCGGCTCTTACTGCAAATGAAATGCCCGCTTTGGAACTCTTCGCTTGTTTACGCACACGATTCCTTTTTGCCAATGTTGGCTCTTACCTGCACCTGTAACAATCAATTATCTTACATAATAGGTTCCGATCGTCTATTCACACATTGGAAATCTTATCTAAAACAGGGAAAAACCAGCACAGGAAAATCTAATATGCAGTTTGTATTTTCTAGTTGAATATATTTAAACACTTATTAATAAAGTTACAACAGTTGCAGGTAAGTCAATGTCCGTAAAAAAGGTTTGTTGTACTGTAAAACACTTGTTTAATCTATAATGTTTTGTTTAAGCTTTATATTGGTAGCGATTGACTTAGACCCTCAAAGATGATCATCGatgtcaaaaaaaaatattaatCAGAAAAGCACATATACTTAGGTCGTTCCTCATATAGTTTCACTAGTCCATTATGTCCGAGCTACATTATTTATGCAAATTCCCACAACGTCCAATAACTAATGCATACATTGATAACCTAAAGTACTATCTAAAAAATGGAATTCCAGCAACATACACCGTTGAAGAAGCATACAATTACACCA
The Candida orthopsilosis Co 90-125, chromosome 5 draft sequence genome window above contains:
- a CDS encoding Thr1 homoserine kinase, whose translation is MTRSFQIKVPASSANIGPGFDVLGVGLQLYLTIKVTIDPSIDTSSDPHNAIITYEGSLAEKVPLQSDKNLISQTALYLLRCNGVDKFPLGTHIYVNNPIPLGRGLGSSASAIVGGIYLGNVIGEFNFDKTRMLDYCLMIERHPDNIAAAMLGGFIGSYLNELGPEETEQTTVPLDYILPTPQTPPQSIVSQPPPKNIGEYLQYNWNKSIKCVCIVPNFEVSTDKSRSVLPQSYTRPDIVYNLQRIAILTSALTQDPPNHKLIYQSMKDKIHQPYRTVLIPGLDQVLEEIVPAKHSGLCGICLSGAGPTILCLATEGFEEIAKGVVDIFAKEGIHCDWKLLDLAYDGATVEHV
- a CDS encoding Erg11 Lanosterol 14-alpha-demethylase (cytochrome P450 family member, role in biosynthesis) — translated: MALVDLALQGYNYFMTLSTLQQFGLLVFAPFIYNIVWQLFYSLRKDRVPLVFYWIPWVGSAVSYGQDPYGFFEQCREKYGDLFAFVMLGRVMTVYLGPKGHEFVFNAKLSDVSAEDAYQHLTTPVFGKGVIYDCPNARLMEQKKFAKTALTTDSFRRYVPLIRGEILDYFNKSKVFNMKTKKSGVVDVLQSQPEITIFTASRSLLGEAMRQRFDASFAQLYADLDKGFTPINFVFPHLPLPHYWKRDAAQQKISETYMKEIARRRESGDIDENRDLIDSLLVNSTYKDGVKMTDQEIANLLIGVLMGGQHTSATTSAWFLLHLAEKPQLQDELYQEVLNALSGKGGNLDDLSYEDLQQMPLVNNTIKETLRLHMPLHSIFRKVVSPLVVPNTKYIVPKGHHVLVSPGYAHTNERFYKDASAFNPHRWDESASTNDAGEVDYGFGKVSKGVSSSYLPFGGGRHRCIGEQFAYVQLGTILTTFVYNVKWKLANGKVPDVDYTSMVTLPQDPAEIVWEKRDTCVL